The proteins below come from a single Phocoena sinus isolate mPhoSin1 chromosome 2, mPhoSin1.pri, whole genome shotgun sequence genomic window:
- the LOC116749351 gene encoding LOW QUALITY PROTEIN: charged multivesicular body protein 4b-like (The sequence of the model RefSeq protein was modified relative to this genomic sequence to represent the inferred CDS: inserted 1 base in 1 codon) encodes MSVFAKLFGAGAGKAGKGGPTPQRAIQRLRDTEVMLSKKQEFLEKKIEQELTAAKKHGTRNXRAARQALKRKKRYEKQLAQIDGTLSTIEFQREALENANTNTEVLKNMDYASKAMKASHDNMDMDKVDELMQDFADQQELAEEISTAISKPVGFGEEFDEDELMAELEELEQEELDKNLLEISGPETVPLPNVPSISLPSKPTKKKEEEDDDMKELETWAGSI; translated from the exons ATGTCTGTGTTCGCGAAGCTGTTCGGGGCTGGAGCGGGTAAAGCCGGCAAGGGCGGCCCGACCCCCCAGAGGGCCATCCAGAGGCTTCGGGACACGGAGGTGATGCTAAGTAAGAAGCAGGAATTCCTGGAGAAGAAGATCGAGCAGGAGCTGACAGCCGCCAAGAAGCACGGCACCAGAA AGCGCGCTGCCCGCCAGGCACTGAAGCGCAAGAAGAGGTATGAAAAGCAGCTGGCACAGATCGATGGCACACTGTCAACCATCGAATTCCAGCGAGAGGCCCTGGAGAATGCTAACACCAACACCGAGGTTCTCAAGAACATGGACTATGCCTCCAAAGCCATGAAGGCTTCCCACGACAACATGGACATGGATAAAGTTGATGAGTTAATGCAGGACTTTGCTGACCAGCAGGAACTTGCAGAAGAGATTTCAACAGCTATTTCAAAACCTGTAGGGTTTGGAGAAGAGTTTGACGAGGATGAGCTCATGGCAGAATTAGAAGAACTAGAACAGGAGGAACTAGACAAGAATTTGCTGGAAATCAGTGGACCAGAAACAGTCCCTCTACCaaatgttccctctatatccctACCATCAAAACCCaccaagaagaaggaagaggaagacgaTGACATGAAGGAACTGGAGACCTGGGCTGGATCCATTTAA